The Oryzias latipes chromosome 9, ASM223467v1 region TTAATCAGcaaaaaactgaactaaatggctcttttagtgaCCCCTGACCTAGACTAAACAAGCGTGGACATAAAAAGCAAGAACCTCTTCAAAACTGATATTTAGggaatctttttttgtgtggatttaGGGGTTTctacaaagacaaagaaagcaaaaagcaataacttccttaaaaacagaacaaggagaaaaaagaggaaaacttgCAGCCTCCATGCTGGATGTTCCAGTTTTCTGCACTCATAATAAGTGCAAACAAATGAAACCCCATTTATTCCAACAAAAGCCAAagttagaaacatttttaaatacctAATCTCCAAGTTTCATTATTACAGCTGCCCAGCACTGAAAGGACAGCAATTATGATCCACGCCTGCATTTTCTCATAACAGTCgcgttttaaaagaaaatgttaatcgAAAACTAAAGAATAAATTGTTGTGTGTGCCTAAAGCTGCCATCTCCACtcctttcatcatttttatttgtaccACAGTCTGCATTTGGTAAATCTGAGTTTTCAAATGTTAGGAGCTAAATTTGTGTGTGGAGCTAAACGTGGGAAAGCTGGAAGAGGAGAAGAGATCTGGAGAAATTACCTGCAGCCCCATCAGGAGGAGCGATCTTCATGGGGTAGGGGGGAACATGGGCTGTGTCTGGGCCACCGTCCCTGCAGGGGCAGGTGAATGGGATTCGCTCCTGGTTGCATGCAAACTTGATGAACTTGCAGAGCTCTTCCTGAGTGAACATCTCCAAGGCggtccaaaaaaactcaatgtgCTGGTCGGTCTCCATCAGACCCACTTGATACATGGTGTGAGCCTGAtgatgaaaggatcaaaaagtcaaactttgatGACAAAACAAAGCCTCTTTGATAGCCGTCTTACTTGCTTTGCTactaggagtttttttttaaacgtttttgtaaaatgaaactaaatgtaGGGAGCGACTTCTGAATTTAATGACACTTCACCTTGAGGAACTTCAGGTTGATGTAAGGCAAGCCGCAGGTGCGTAGCTCTATCTCCAGCGGGCTGAGCATGGTGAGCAGCTGCAGGGGGATGATGGAACCAAGTCCTGCCCGCACCGCCGTCATGCACTCCAGATTCTGCAGCTCTCTGAGACGGAGGCTCCTCACCGCCCGTGCATACACATCCTTGTTCTCCCAGCTTaacaagcaaaaataaacaCGCACACTTGAGATCTATTACCTCCAGTATCCGTAAAATGCATTCTGTAGTAGGATTAGGTCAACGGAAACATCCTGTTATTCGTCTACCTGACAGTGAAGCTCCGCCCTCCCTGACAAAGCTCCACCTCTTCACCTGTCATGGTGTAGTAGGTAAACGTGCAGCAGGGTCTGCTCGGGGACTCTGGGCTTTCCCCCGAATGGTGCTGGGAGGAGATTTCAGCACACAGAGCTTCCAGCTCACTTTCATCTGCCACCTGGAAAATAAGGAGAAGAATGTTCAGAATAGTTCATGAGAGCCAGACTGGTACCAGAACAGTTAGATCCTGagactcaaaactaaaattttcAAACTTCTTGACATAGTTGTAAGTGAGAACATCAGCTTCCTGCAAATCCTGCTCTGGGTCGAGAGGCT contains the following coding sequences:
- the LOC111947911 gene encoding probable E3 ubiquitin-protein ligase HECTD4; this encodes MNRVLNATVQRTADHAAPEITLDPLEIVGGEIRSSENTYFCQAARQLSCVPSSQLCVKLASGGDPTYAFNIRFTGEEVHGTSGSFRHFLWQVCKELQSSALSLLLPCPSASANRNKGKSILTPCPISYAEEQLLHFFGQLLGIAIRADVPLPLDLLGSFWKGLVGEPLDPEQDLQEADVLTYNYVKKFENVADESELEALCAEISSQHHSGESPESPSRPCCTFTYYTMTGEEVELCQGGRSFTVSWENKDVYARAVRSLRLRELQNLECMTAVRAGLGSIIPLQLLTMLSPLEIELRTCGLPYINLKFLKAHTMYQVGLMETDQHIEFFWTALEMFTQEELCKFIKFACNQERIPFTCPCRDGGPDTAHVPPYPMKIAPPDGAAGQSDSRYIRVETCMFMVKLPQYTSLDVMLEKLRYAIHYREDPLSG